In Vespa velutina chromosome 1, iVesVel2.1, whole genome shotgun sequence, the following proteins share a genomic window:
- the LOC124952107 gene encoding male-enhanced antigen 1, with amino-acid sequence MSPEPTQEPIEENLNVPNLIIDTRMATDSDSEDEDVGMAGYMPLSQLPTDSDLILEDDEDDEWISQTGETNHAVPVSLNDSQQTCLSETIEVWSSPSNRSNIDMDADKINQVKSMMATFTLPSTAIPEWANTISEEEWKEQLIDRIKEMQNKEK; translated from the exons ATGTCTCCTGAACCTACTCAAGAAccaatagaagaaaatttaaatgtaCCTAATTTGATCATTGATACAAGGATGGCAACAGATTCTGACAGCGAAGATGAAGACGTTGGAATGGCAGGATATATGCCATTATCCCAATTACCTACTGATAGCGATCTTATATTAGAGGACGATGAa GATGACGAATGGATATCTCAGACTGGAGAAACAAATCATGCAGTACCTGTATCATTAAACGATTCACAGcag ACATGCCTTAGCGAAACAATAGAAGTATGGTCATCTCCATCTAATAGATCTAATATAGATATGGATGcagataaaattaatcaagtAAAATCAATGATGGCAACTTTCACATTACCGTCCACAGCAATTCCAGAATGGGCAAATACCATTTCTGAAGAAGAATGGAAAGAACAATTAATCGATCGTATAAAAGAGAtgcaaaataaagaaaaatga
- the LOC124952036 gene encoding sodium- and chloride-dependent GABA transporter 1-like isoform X1 — protein sequence MPSTGKAGRSKVDRSTSPLSRNPVNPVNQVNPVNPVQELKALFSEPPVRVPNGGKEQDFRFEAIECLQSSSAVKERKDLPDRGSWSSKVEFILSVVGLAIGLGNVWRFPYLCYKNGGGAFMVPYFIALALAGIPMFLMELSLGQMMTIGGLGVFKIAPIFKGIGYASCVLSCWTNIYYIIILAWALFYLLVSLQSDVPWRNCGNSWNTNYCITPIDRLKAICWPDEKDTICATSIGNFSHTLLNDPVKEFWERRTLQISSGVDNVGGIRWELAGTLAIVWIMCYFCIWKGVKWTGKVVYFTSLFPYALLTVLLIRGLTLPGATEGLKYYFTPNLSKLGDPEVWIDAVTQIFFSYALGLGALVALGSYNKYNNNVYKDSLIVCTVNTCTSILSGVVIFSVVGFMAHEQQKPVADVAASGPGLAFLVYPSAVLQLPGASIWSCLFFIMLLLIGLDSQFCTVEGFITAAVDEWPKLLRKRKEIFIAFVCFISYLIGLLCITEGGMYVFQLLDSYAVSGFCLLFLIFFECIAVSWAFGINRFYDGIRDMIGYYPCYWWKICWLFTTPAVCVGVFIFNIIQFVPVKYLTYEYPWWSHLLGCLCGLSSMMCIPSYMIYIWCVTPGTTSEKFRKLIKIEDDIATLRMKLNATKTAAISSGYEL from the exons ATGCCTTCGACCGGTAAGGCTGGACGGTCTAAGGTAGACAGGTCCACCAGCCCTCTTTCAAGGAACCCGGTGAATCCAGTGAACCAGGTTAATCCAGTGAATCCTGTGCAGGAACTGAAAGCCCTTTTTTCCGAACCACCTGTGAGAGTTCCGAACGGTGGTAAGGAACAAGATTTCCGATTCGAAGCTATTGAATGTCTACAATCGTCCTCAGCtgtgaaggaaagaaaagatttaccTGATCGAGGATCATGGAGCAGCAAG GTGGAATTCATTTTATCGGTTGTGGGTCTTGCCATCGGTTTAGGAAATGTATGGCGATTTCCTTATCTTTGTTACAAAAATGGTGGTGGTGCCTTTATGGTTCCTTATTTCATTGCTTTGGCACTCGCCGGTATACCCATGTTTCTAATGGAACTATCCTTGGGACAAATGATGACCATAGGTGGCCTTGGTGTCTTTAAAATAGCTCCGATTTTTAAAG gTATTGGATATGCTAGCTGCGTGCTCTCCTGCtggacaaatatttattacattattatactgGCATGGGCACTATTCTATTTGTTAGTTTCTCTACAATCAg ATGTTCCATGGAGAAATTGCGGCAATTCATGGAATACAAACTATTGCATCACCCCCATAGATCGTCTTAAAGCGATTTGCTGGCCAGACGAAAAGGACACGATATGCGCTACTTCGATCGGAAACTTCAGTCATACACTTCTCAATGATCCAGTAAAAGAATTTTGGGA GAGGCGCACTCTTCAAATTTCTTCTGGCGTTGATAATGTGGGTGGAATTAGATGGGAATTAGCAGGTACTTTGGCTATAGTATGGATCATgtgttatttttgtatttggAAAGGAGTAAAATGGACGGGAAAA GTCGTCTATTTCACGTCCTTGTTTCCATACGCATTGCTGACAGTTTTATTGATAAGAGGCTTAACACTGCCAGGTGCGACAGAAGGcctgaaatattattttacaccAAATCTTAGTAAACTTGGCGATCCAGAG gTATGGATAGATGCAGTGACGCAAATATTCTTCTCTTACGCATTAGGACTGGGTGCTCTTGTTGCGCTCGGAAGTtacaacaaatataataataatgtttataa AGATTCTCTTATAGTATGTACAGTAAATACATGTACAAGTATACTCAGTGGTGTAGTCATATTTTCTGTAGTGGGTTTTATGGCACACGAACAACAAAAACCAGTTGCGGACGTTGCTGCTTCCg GTCCAGGTTTAGCTTTCTTAGTTTATCCTTCGGCAGTACTTCAATTGCCGGGAGCATCGATCTGGTCgtgtttatttttcattatgctTTTATTGATTGGCTTGGATAGTCag TTTTGTACCGTCGAAGGCTTTATAACTGCTGCTGTTGACGAATGGCCCAAACTTTTAAGAAAAcgcaaagaaatatttatcgcTTTCGTCTGTTTTATCTCATATCTCATTGGTCTATTATGCATAACCGAA GGAGGAATGTATGTGTTTCAACTTTTGGATTCCTACGCGGTGAGTGGATTTTGTCttctatttttgatatttttcgaatGCATCGCTGTATCGTGGGCATTcggaattaatcgattttacgaTGGTATACGAGATATGATCGGTTACTACCCTTGTTATTGGTGGAAGATATGTTGGCTATTCACAACACCAGCTGTTTGTGTG ggagtcttcatttttaatattatccaaTTTGTTCCTGTTAAATATCTTACATACGAATATCCATGGTGGAGTCATCTTTTGGGATGCTTGTGTGGCTTATCTTCTATGATGTGTATTCCCTcctatatgatttatatatggTGTGTTACACCTGGAACTACCTCAGAG aaatttcgaAAGTTGATAAAAATAGAGGACGATATTGCAACATTACGTATGAAATTAAATGCTACGAAAACTGCTGCCATTAGTTCTGGATATGAATTATAa
- the LOC124952036 gene encoding sodium- and chloride-dependent GABA transporter 1-like isoform X2, whose protein sequence is MPSTGKAGRSKVDRSTSPLSRNPVNPVNQVNPVNPVQELKALFSEPPVRVPNGGKEQDFRFEAIECLQSSSAVKERKDLPDRGSWSSKVEFILSVVGLAIGLGNVWRFPYLCYKNGGGAFMVPYFIALALAGIPMFLMELSLGQMMTIGGLGVFKIAPIFKGIGYASCVLSCWTNIYYIIILAWALFYLLVSLQSDVPWRNCGNSWNTNYCITPIDRLKAICWPDEKDTICATSIGNFSHTLLNDPVKEFWERRTLQISSGVDNVGGIRWELAGTLAIVWIMCYFCIWKGVKWTGKVVYFTSLFPYALLTVLLIRGLTLPGATEGLKYYFTPNLSKLGDPEVWIDAVTQIFFSYALGLGALVALGSYNKYNNNVYKDSLIVCTVNTCTSILSGVVIFSVVGFMAHEQQKPVADVAASGPGLAFLVYPSAVLQLPGASIWSCLFFIMLLLIGLDSQFCTVEGFITAAVDEWPKLLRKRKEIFIAFVCFISYLIGLLCITEGGMYVFQLLDSYAICWLFTTPAVCVGVFIFNIIQFVPVKYLTYEYPWWSHLLGCLCGLSSMMCIPSYMIYIWCVTPGTTSEKFRKLIKIEDDIATLRMKLNATKTAAISSGYEL, encoded by the exons ATGCCTTCGACCGGTAAGGCTGGACGGTCTAAGGTAGACAGGTCCACCAGCCCTCTTTCAAGGAACCCGGTGAATCCAGTGAACCAGGTTAATCCAGTGAATCCTGTGCAGGAACTGAAAGCCCTTTTTTCCGAACCACCTGTGAGAGTTCCGAACGGTGGTAAGGAACAAGATTTCCGATTCGAAGCTATTGAATGTCTACAATCGTCCTCAGCtgtgaaggaaagaaaagatttaccTGATCGAGGATCATGGAGCAGCAAG GTGGAATTCATTTTATCGGTTGTGGGTCTTGCCATCGGTTTAGGAAATGTATGGCGATTTCCTTATCTTTGTTACAAAAATGGTGGTGGTGCCTTTATGGTTCCTTATTTCATTGCTTTGGCACTCGCCGGTATACCCATGTTTCTAATGGAACTATCCTTGGGACAAATGATGACCATAGGTGGCCTTGGTGTCTTTAAAATAGCTCCGATTTTTAAAG gTATTGGATATGCTAGCTGCGTGCTCTCCTGCtggacaaatatttattacattattatactgGCATGGGCACTATTCTATTTGTTAGTTTCTCTACAATCAg ATGTTCCATGGAGAAATTGCGGCAATTCATGGAATACAAACTATTGCATCACCCCCATAGATCGTCTTAAAGCGATTTGCTGGCCAGACGAAAAGGACACGATATGCGCTACTTCGATCGGAAACTTCAGTCATACACTTCTCAATGATCCAGTAAAAGAATTTTGGGA GAGGCGCACTCTTCAAATTTCTTCTGGCGTTGATAATGTGGGTGGAATTAGATGGGAATTAGCAGGTACTTTGGCTATAGTATGGATCATgtgttatttttgtatttggAAAGGAGTAAAATGGACGGGAAAA GTCGTCTATTTCACGTCCTTGTTTCCATACGCATTGCTGACAGTTTTATTGATAAGAGGCTTAACACTGCCAGGTGCGACAGAAGGcctgaaatattattttacaccAAATCTTAGTAAACTTGGCGATCCAGAG gTATGGATAGATGCAGTGACGCAAATATTCTTCTCTTACGCATTAGGACTGGGTGCTCTTGTTGCGCTCGGAAGTtacaacaaatataataataatgtttataa AGATTCTCTTATAGTATGTACAGTAAATACATGTACAAGTATACTCAGTGGTGTAGTCATATTTTCTGTAGTGGGTTTTATGGCACACGAACAACAAAAACCAGTTGCGGACGTTGCTGCTTCCg GTCCAGGTTTAGCTTTCTTAGTTTATCCTTCGGCAGTACTTCAATTGCCGGGAGCATCGATCTGGTCgtgtttatttttcattatgctTTTATTGATTGGCTTGGATAGTCag TTTTGTACCGTCGAAGGCTTTATAACTGCTGCTGTTGACGAATGGCCCAAACTTTTAAGAAAAcgcaaagaaatatttatcgcTTTCGTCTGTTTTATCTCATATCTCATTGGTCTATTATGCATAACCGAA GGAGGAATGTATGTGTTTCAACTTTTGGATTCCTACGCG ATATGTTGGCTATTCACAACACCAGCTGTTTGTGTG ggagtcttcatttttaatattatccaaTTTGTTCCTGTTAAATATCTTACATACGAATATCCATGGTGGAGTCATCTTTTGGGATGCTTGTGTGGCTTATCTTCTATGATGTGTATTCCCTcctatatgatttatatatggTGTGTTACACCTGGAACTACCTCAGAG aaatttcgaAAGTTGATAAAAATAGAGGACGATATTGCAACATTACGTATGAAATTAAATGCTACGAAAACTGCTGCCATTAGTTCTGGATATGAATTATAa
- the LOC124956414 gene encoding protein zer-1 homolog, with protein sequence MAELDDLYHSDQYLGPETLTDLCFKLICDNLDIISVRGKHGHRTLRKGLAFPAEICHKFIEYMQQSETRRNDDSFFSIFKDTTATRLKRVKIISCSLTDASVQTLMKHKLTDLELTNCTNLTVLSIEHVNANSENLRSLVFHGTSMIIPPRLTFGRDDDCPVEHYERGYVFKTPNLRRLALGYVGIPEREYSLLLAGLTNLTHLDLSNCFGLLNFDFYDHVPNLVSLTLYDVKVNGNPIAFFNNICHLKKLRHLDISQSNFKQGQFEHPNRILRCIVSGLPELVSLDIGGTNLAGRGVAERPLDTVLEDLTNNALCDIPGLASRIHKPLQFLGLYGTAHAACKRHDIPAKVVAGDANEDQILIAAHVCMNNKQELLQKVLSDLYHVFRYENCQRMDQALRTVLEAMEKHPYQKHIQISGSATLFYIVKMKEKGELVVGVRKRIISTLLTGMSLHRDEETMMRNGCLALCQFRIPQDVMFNYEALVKVLLHSAKHAQPEGFVQRIGIYLLNSLACQVEGREKCLLGKLGCVKTMLELVEYRVESRIFDDVLEVAWSTMWNMTDETAINCQRFLDERGMVLFLKCVKRYPGKEELLRNMMGLLGNVAEVDYLRVHLMQHRYVCVFANLLRSNSDGIEVSYNATGILAHMASDGVEAWTLDKPRRDEVLDFMVQAIERWDLSAERNINYRSFLPLLRLLDIYHTPECQHWAVWALANLTNVYPHKYCSLVIKEGGIEKLNALKIDRRPYERIKELATIVIENCC encoded by the exons ATGGCAGAACTGGATGATCTATATCATTCAGATCAGTACCTCGGTCCAGAGACGCTTACTGATCTTTGCTTCAAACTAATTTGTGACAATCTTGATATCATTTCGGTCAGAGGCAAGCATGGTCATCGTACTCTACGCAAAGGGCTTGCGTTCCCTGCAGAAATATGTCATAAATTTATTGAGTATATGCAACAAAGTGAAACCAGGAGAAACGATGAcagtttcttttctatcttcaaAGATACAACAGCCACAAGACTAAAACGTGTTAAAATTATAAGTTGTAGTTTAACAGATGCTTCTGTTCAAACATTAATGAAGCATAAACTTACCGATTTAGAACTCACAAATTGCACTAATTTAACAGTTCTTTCTATTGAACATGTGAATGCTAATTCTGAGAACTTACGTAGCCTAGTATTTCATGGAACTTCAATGATTATACCACCAAGACTTACATTTG gtAGAGATGATGATTGTCCTGTTGAACACTATGAGCGTGGTTATGTATTCAAAACACCAAACTTAAGGCGTTTAGCATTAGGATATGTTGGTATtccagagagagagtataGTTTACTTTTGGCAGGCTTAACAAATTTAACACATTTGGATTTATCCAATTGTTTTGGACTACTGAACTTTGATTTTTATGATCATGTTCCAAATTTAGTATCATTAACATTATACGATGTAAAGGTCAATGGTAATCCAATagcattttttaataacatatgTCACTTAAAAAAACTTAG GCACTTGGATATCTCGCAATCCAATTTCAAACAAGGACAATTTGAACATCCTAATAGAATTTTAAGATGTATAGTATCTGGATTGCCTGAGTTAGTTTCTCTAGATATTGGAGGCACTAATCTTGCAGGCAGAGGAGTTGCTGAGCGACCTCTTGATACAGTCTTAGAAGATTTGACGAATAATGCTCTTTGCGACATACCGGGTCTTGCGTCTCGAATTCATAAACCGCTACAATTTTTAGGTCTTTATGGAACTGCTCATGCAGCTTGTAAAAGACACGATATACCAGCAAAAGTG GTAGCAGGAGACGCAAATGaagatcaaatattaattgctGCTCATGTTTGTATGAACAACAAACaggaattattacaaaaagtaCTGAGTGATCTGTATCATGTATTTAGATATGAAAATTGTCAAAGAATGGATCAAGCTCTTCGTACTGTATTAGAAGCAATGGAAAAGCATCCATATCaaaaacatatacaaatatctgGAAG TGCTACTTTATTTTACATAgtaaaaatgaaggaaaagggagaacTGGTTGTAGGAGTtaggaaaagaattattagcaCTTTATTGACAGGAATGAGTCTTCATAGAGACGAAGAAACTATGATGCGTAATGGTTGTTTGGCATTGTGCCAATTTCGTATACCTCAAGACGTG atgTTCAATTATGAAGCATTAGTGAAAGTGCTCTTACATTCTGCTAAACATGCACAGCCAGAAGGATTTGTACAACGTAttggaatatatttattaaattctctAGCTTGTCAAGTTGAAGGCAGAGAAAAGTGTCTTTTAGGAAAATTAGGTTGTGTTAAAACAATGCTTGAATTAGTCGAATATAGAGTAGAATCTAGAATATTTGATGATGTGTTGGAAGTAGCATGGTCTACAATGTGGAATATGACAGATGAAACAGCTATAAATTGTCAACGATTTTTAGATGAAAGAGGAATGGTACTCTTTCTGAAATGTGTAAAG cGATATCCTGGAAAGGAGGAATTATTGAGGAACATGATGGGTTTATTAGGTAATGTCGCCGAAGTAGATTATTTGAGAGTACATCTTATGCAACAtcgatatgtatgtgtttttgCCAACTTATTACGTTCTAACAGTGATGGCATCgag GTATCCTATAATGCAACTGGTATACTCGCACATATGGCATCTGATGGTGTCGAAGCTTGGACTCTTGATAAACCTAGACGAGATGAAGTTTTAGATTTTATGGTCCAAGCTATCGAAAGATGGGATTTATCTGCAGAACGTAACATTAATTACCGTTCATTTTTACCCTTATTACGTTTGCTGGATATATACCATACTCCGGAATGTCAACATTGGGCTGTATGGGCACTCGCCAATCTTACCAATGTTTATC CACACAAATATTGTTCATTAGTTATAAAAGAGGGAGGAATAGAAAAACTGAATGCTCTTAAAATAGATCGAAGGCCGTacgaaagaattaaagaacTTGCGACAATTGTGATAGAAAATTGCTGTTAA